One genomic window of Cannabis sativa cultivar Pink pepper isolate KNU-18-1 chromosome 2, ASM2916894v1, whole genome shotgun sequence includes the following:
- the LOC115721127 gene encoding uncharacterized protein LOC115721127: MDNQRNPLLGVSWAYYCHGKNVEDELRSSLCYAKLELDQTRVALQDELRKKDDQLSHLRDLLNKTIREKDEVQEKCRRLIWEKLLLQQQQQQTAPLSGISSIDDEPRRGIDSNNGFSSSDCEESIVSSPVMDQIHQTQLPSPPAPAPAPPSISEAALDLVSDKSLPEKGKLLQAVMKAGPLLQTLLLAGPLPQWRHPPPPLESFEIPPVTIPSPPPPPPPTTTTTQVIFHQDSLINNFNGCSNAITNCGRVNRKRVLCDGSDSPTEAKYQRIVLH, translated from the exons ATGGACAATCAGCGCAACCCTCTTCTTGGTGTTAGCTGGGCTTACTACTGCCATGGAAAG AATGTTGAAGATGAGTTGAGGAGTTCCCTTTGTTATGCAAAACTAGAGCTCGATCAGACAAGGGTAGCATTACAAGATGAgctaagaaagaaagacgaTCAACTAAGTCATCTCAGAGATCTGCTTAACAAAACCATCAGAGAAAAGGATGAAGTCCAGGAAAAATGCCGAAGACTCATTTGGGAGAAACTCCTGCTTCAGCAACAGCAACAGCAAACAGCTCCTCTTTCAGGAATTTCCAGCATTGATGATGAGCCCAGAAGAGGAATTGACTCTAACAATGGCTTCTCTTCTTCAGATTGTGAAGAAAGCATAGTCTCCTCTCCAGTGATGGACCAAATTCACCAAACCCAGTTGCCATCACCACCAGCTCCAGCTCCAGCTCCACCTTCCATTTCAGAGGCAGCCCTGGACCTAGTCTCTGACAAATCATTACCTGAAAAGGGAAAGCTTTTGCAGGCTGTGATGAAAGCTGGACCACTTCTTCAGACCCTTCTCTTGGCTGGGCCTCTTCCTCAGTGGAGACACCCACCACCGCCATTGGAGTCCTTTGAGATCCCACCAGTGACCATTCcttcaccaccaccaccaccaccaccaacaaCAACTACAACACAAGTAATATTCCACCAAGATTCCCTCATTAACAACTTTAATGGCTGCAGCAACGCCATTACCAACTGCGGCAGAGTCAACAGGAAAAGGGTCCTCTGTGATGGGTCTGATTCTCCAACAGAAGCCAAGTACCAAAGAATTGTGCTTCACTGA
- the LOC133035135 gene encoding uncharacterized protein LOC133035135: MLHKIKSDKPDEVHFYVGRKRCRFGRVEFGLVTGLNLLPGPTEEDIKQNGSSDRLIQEYFNGSASITFGQLRRVFESCTEADDVYKLGMALFVMGVLTGKEEKTAVPPFVIRMVDNLPFFYEYPWGKISYTKLMESCNKDYLDVKNKMLKKIEKGVTQKEAKYSAYGYAAALQYWAYEAILQLGNEYAVRRSHGFPRMVNWESKPKTTLGKDEVTRLFAKNLTVYSVLCPRPNEVEFVSYITGGQPPLFVDLEELVLGEDGQPTQDALRSQAEKLASTLEERAEAARIFKDSTPPPPSPPRAPPAVPDGSGVDPSPASVPDGSGVDPLAASQGPPVPPSASIPSTSEARDPVYPAILARLETVERGQAALLRGQTAIMDQLKTIMTLLQDPGRPAADSQPQPQPQPQPEEEARTPEDDFILPNDYQPDDDDMFCTPEKTNITSIGDTQDSEVQVLETAPEVMENRRKRRRPRWFAEYTEMKKKARATSTLVNADPLRVVDRKLLKTFHNWVLGQIGNNYPRECFTGRYHSSWFLELHTPKFWLGNDHLDAAFHLMRRRQHFYPESYPNRCVIMPCIFPAGVIARWEAAGDDQANYQWDEGILDLIRGDESQFLASWKNKERIYMALYFDRAKHWVALEIDLDHWLLNIFDSSLGSISTNELNRHLEMWEKLLPNLLLQAGLFESHDMILLPQLTASESQVRNFTSKVMDRAVVPQTKTSGNCGMYVIEHIEHSMLETTFDNVHDENMKKFRERWCVDLFYQNLA, from the exons ATGCTTCACAAAATAAAATCTGACAAGCCGGACGAGGTCCATTTCTATGTTGGAAGGAAGAGATGTAGATTTGGGAGGGTGGAGTTCGGCTTGGTCACCGGGTTAAACTTATTGCCCGGCCCTACTGAGGAAGACATCAAACAAAATGGAAGCTCTGACCGGTTGATTCAGGAATATTTCAACGGTAGTGCTTCGATCACCTTCGGCCAACTGCGCAGAGTTTTTGAGAGCTGCACAGAAGCTGATGATGTTTACAAGTTGGGGATGGCCTTGTTTGTTATGGGCGTCCTCACTGGTAAGGAGGAGAAGACTGCCGTTCCTCCTTTTGTGATAAGAATGGTTGATAACCTTCCATTCTTCTACGAGTATCCCTGGGGAAAGATTTCTTACACCAAGCTGATGGAAAGTTGTAACAAGGATTACTTGGATGTGAAGAATAAGATGTTGAAAAAGATTGAGAAGGGAGTCACTCAGAAGGAGGCAAAATACTCAGCCTACGGCTATGCTGCAGCGTTGCAGTATTGGGCATACGAGGCCATATTACAGCTGGGCAACGAGTATGCAGTGAGGAGGTCGCATGGCTTTCCGAGAATGGTCAACTGGGAAAGTAAGCCGAAAACTACACTCGGGAAGGATGAAGTCACCAGATTATTTGCGAAAAAT TTGACAGTGTACTCCGTGTTATGTCCTCGGCCGAACGAGGTTGAGTTTGTGAGTTACATAACCGGGGGTCAGCCTCCGTTATTTGTTGACTTGGAGGAACTTGTGTTGGGTGAGGATGGGCAACCAACACAGGATGCTTTGCGAAGCCAGGCCGAAAAGCTGGCCTCCACATTGGAAGAGCGAGCGGAGGCAGCCCGAATATTTAAAGACTCTACACCACCTCCACCGTCTCCTCCACGTGCACCGCCCGCAGTTCCAGATGGGTCTGGTGTTGACCCATCTCCAGCTTCAGTTCCTGATGGGTCTGGTGTTGACCCACTTGCAGCGTCACAGGGTCCTCCTGTTCCCCCGTCAGCTTCCATTCCCAGCACCTCGGAGGCTCGCGATCCAGTATACCCTGCCATTTTGGCAAGGTTGGAGACTGTGGAGAGGGGGCAGGCCGCTCTGCTAAGAGGACAAACAGCGATTATGGATCAGTTGAAGACCATAATGACGCTCCTGCAAGATCCTGGAAGGCCGGCAGCAGATTCACAGCCACAGCCACAGCCACAGCCACAACCGGAAGAGGAGGCTCGGACACCGGAAGATGACTTCATTCTCCCAAATGATTACCAACCGGATGATGATGACATGTTCTGTACACCTGAGAAGACGAATATCACCAGCATCGGGGATACTCAGGATTCTGAGGTGCAGGTGTTAGAGACAGCTCCAGAAGTCATGGAGAACCGGAGGAAGAGAAGGCGGCCTAGGTGGTTCGCTGAGTACactgaaatgaagaagaaggctAGGGCTACTTCGACACTCGTGaatgcggacccacttagagtggtTGATCGGAAGCTGCTCAAGACTTTTCACAATTGGGTACTCGGCCAGATTGGGAACAATTACCCGAGAGAGTGCTTCACCGGTCGATACCATTCGTCTTGGTTCCTCGAACTGCATACTCCGAAATTTTGGCTTGGGAACGAT CATTTGGATGCGGCATTCCATTTGATGAGGAGGCGGCAACACTTTTATCCCGAGTCCTACCCGAATAGATGTGTCATAATGCCGTGTATTTTCCCAGCAGGAGTTATTGCTCGGTGGGAAGCTGCGGGTGATGACCAGGCTAACTATCAGTGGGACGAGGGCATATTAGATTTGATCCGAGGGGATGAAAGTCAATTCTTGGCCAGTTGGAAGAACAAGGAGAGAATATATATGGCCCTCTACTTCGATAGAGCAAAGCATTGGGTGGCATTAGAGATAGATCTGGATCATTGGTTGTTGAACATATTTGACTCCAGCCTCGGATCGATTTCCACGAACGAATTGAACCGTCACCTGGAAATGTGGGAAAAATTACTACCGAATTTGCTGCTGCAGGCTGGCCTATTCGAGAGTCATGACATGATCCTCTTGCCTCAACTTACCGCCTCAGAGAGCCAGGTCAGAAATTTCACTTCAAAAGTCATGGATCGGGCCGTTGTTCCACAGACAAAGACAAG CGGTAACTGCGGGATGTACGTGATAGAGCACATCGAGCATAGTATGCTGGAGACTACGTTTGATAATGTGCACGATGAGAATATGAAGAAATTTAGAGAGCGGTGGTGTGTAGATTTGTTTTACCAGAATTTAGCATGA